The Sulfurihydrogenibium sp. genome includes the window AGAAGTGCCGCTTTCTTTTAATGCAAGATTTTCAGCCAAAGGAAAGACATATATTTATAAGATTAATACTAAGCCAGACCCATTTTTGTTTAAGCTTGCTTGGTATTATGATAAAAAATTAGACTTGATAAAGATGGCAGAAGGAATTAATTTAATAAAGCAATATAAAGACCTTTCTTCTTTGGCAAAAGCAGGGGATTATATAAGAAAAGAAATTGATTTAAGAGAGCTTAAGTTATACTTTGATGGTAAAATCATAACCATAGAAATTACAGCATCTCACTTTTTAAGAAATATGGTCCGTAGAATTGTAGGACACCTTGTCGCACTTGGAAGAGGTAGCTTAAGCTTAGAAGAGTTAAAAGATATAATAGAAAAGAAAAGTCCATCCCATGGCAAATTTACAGCACCGCCAGAAGGTTTATATTTAAAAGCAGTGTATTATTAGTAAGAAAGTGAGAAGTGAATAGGTTAGGTGAGAAAAAAGAAATCCTTCGCCTTACG containing:
- the truA gene encoding tRNA pseudouridine(38-40) synthase TruA, coding for MEIKNYKLEISYIGTNYNGWQRQKNGIGIQQVIEDLLSELLKEKITLIGAGRTDAGVHALRQVANFKTKKHKNPKTIYTYLNAKLPRDISILKVEEVPLSFNARFSAKGKTYIYKINTKPDPFLFKLAWYYDKKLDLIKMAEGINLIKQYKDLSSLAKAGDYIRKEIDLRELKLYFDGKIITIEITASHFLRNMVRRIVGHLVALGRGSLSLEELKDIIEKKSPSHGKFTAPPEGLYLKAVYY